A single window of Myxocyprinus asiaticus isolate MX2 ecotype Aquarium Trade chromosome 48, UBuf_Myxa_2, whole genome shotgun sequence DNA harbors:
- the LOC127437255 gene encoding fin bud initiation factor-like produces MLPFAIWLLLLPLCSAVYTGPLLPEMSNGTFHHFFVPDGDYEQIEDPEKCQMLFKWIDRRPCPLEEDQDTIIREDFVIIKQQIEDTARVLESLGMSISFDLDGEDSYGKYLKSEIVQINEAFTNVEKALQELETKFKQSKETEQREEHKFTHNFINPMYNVRDTLQNTLDISSGLKHKHELISLIIKSHGSRLSRLKNEYLNV; encoded by the coding sequence ATGTTGCCATTCGCCATCTGGCTGCTGTTATTGCCGCTCTGCAGTGCGGTCTACACGGGACCTTTGCTCCCTGAAATGTCTAACGGGACCTTTCACCACTTCTTCGTACCGGATGGCGATTACGAGCAGATCGAGGATCCGGAGAAATGCCAGATGCTTTTCAAATGGATCGACCGTAGGCCGTGTCCTCTGGAAGAGGATCAGGACACGATCATCCGAGAGGATTTTGTCATCATTAAACAACAGATCGAAGACACAGCGCGCGTTTTGGAGAGTCTCGGAATGAGTATATCCTTCGACCTGGACGGCGAGGACAGCTATGGGAAATACCTTAAAAGTGAGATTGTGCAGATCAATGAGGCTTTTACAAATGTGGAGAAAGCGTTACAGGAACTGGAGACCAAATTCAAGCAAAGTAAGGAGACCGAACAACGAGAAGAGCACAAGTTCACTCATAACTTCATCAACCCCATGTATAATGTGAGGGACACTCTGCAGAACACTCTGGACATCTCATCTGGActcaaacataaacatgaactcaTATCTCTGATCATCAAGAGCCATGGATCGAGGTTAAGCCGACTCAAAAACGAGTACCTCAATGTTTAG